In Biomphalaria glabrata chromosome 16, xgBioGlab47.1, whole genome shotgun sequence, the sequence tgtatctataataaaacaaaatgcccttgtaccttagtgaactgatcactccatatgtccatcagagagccctgcgctcaacgGACTTAACTCActtcccattgatctcagacagacaacatgctacagtACTTTCAAAAAGTACATTCAGACCTATCggttaaaaacttttttagattacttTGCCATTTCAGCtgttgagtttgtgtttgtgatcttatcacagcaccttgagcctacattctgtttgttaacagcgctttatacctatataacattattctttttattattattcatttgaCTAATGCTGATAGAACTGACATGAGGTATAAAAAATACTTGGTAGTGCTCTTGATAGACTGCGAATTTGTAAATTTGGAAAGatcatatcctctttgaatgcccctccctaatccaccttaggcagacccttcttccactacagcccaacataaccaacaccctgtacggcagtgctgaacaactgaagaaaacagcacactttttttccttggcacagtctgcaaaagagctcacagctcagcagcaataaagctggctagaagaagaagaagaagaagaaagatcaTGATTTTTTGCTAAAACTTTGTTGGCTATTCCTGCCTCAAGTGAAAGACTATTTTCAGTGGGACAAAGAGTGATCTTAGGACCTGGCATTAGAAATGCTGATATGTCTCAAATAGAACAAGGAGCCCTAATCCTCAAAATGACGGTTACTTAGGAAATACACGACCCGTGTCCAAAGTCAGACCATCGGTCATCACATTTACTACTTCAATGTTTTTGTGAACCTGAACTGCAGCTATTCGTAATTTGAAATAGTACGTCGCACATTTTTTTCTGTGAACATACAAATCCCCGCGTTTTTATTGACCGATGaaaagtatcttatcttatgttatctataataaatgaaattaaatctTATTACATGTACTTGGCTATGCTATGACCTACTTTCATAACATAAACCGAACCCGAGCGTTAGATCTGACAGAAACGAACCCGAGCGTTAGATCTGACAGAAACGAACCCGAGCGTTAGATCTGACAGAAACGAATCTGAACGTTAGATCTGACAGAAACGAACCCGAGCGTTAGATCGGACAGAAACGAACCCGAGCGTTAGATCCGACAGAAACGAACCCGAACGTTAGATCTAATAGAATCGAACCCAAACCATACTCGTTGTTGAACCGAACCAAACTCGAATGTAAATTTAAACTAACCGAATCCGAACTATATAAGATTGTTCTATgccatggatgtggcaaaatatgcacgTCACTGCtgaggctgcgtagccacgggacaTACTGTGTTATTAATTTATCTTCGGAAGCGAAGACAAGCCCCATTATTATTCCAATctctagttttatttttactttcaaagtATAAGAATGATGAATTCCGCTTACTCAAAGAATTGGAACCCTTGTCTCCCAGATTATATCATAACCATCtagtccaggggttctcaacctgtgggtcgcgacccccttaggggtcgattgacgattcgtcaggggtcgccaaagaccatcgaaaatatatatatatattttgtctattgctgtgtggtggggggtcgcggcagagtggggattctaaaaagggggtcgccgagcttaaaaggttgagaaccgctgatctagtcTGTTGTAGAGAACTTCCATTCAAAATAGAATATGTATTATTATGTCTTGTGTATAACGTGAAAGGCAActcatttttacttttactacCATTGCTAGATCTAGTGAACTCCCTTGTTTCAATCTAATGTTAGGTTTTTGAGTCCCCGTGATAGTCGCCGATTTCCGCATCGTAGACTGTCTCGATCGGTCTCTGGCAATGTTTACAGCCTTTTCCCAACTGTTATCGACTGTTTAGCATatggcagcggttctcaaccttttttttctcggcgaccccttattATAATCCCCCaatctgccgcgacccccacccacacagcaatagaagaatagacaataacaatccatattttcgatggtcttaggcgacccctggcaaatcgtcaatcgacccccaaaggggtcgcgacccacaggctgagaacccctggcatATAGTTTCTAAAAACAACTATAAGAATATATACTATAagtatgttttatttcaataaaaaggatttaataacaagaaaaacactataaaaaaaagagacacaaagcttatacgaagtgtaattgtattcataagtttagatcagtcatgtaattaaatttgtaatagttctagactaacaacaataaatctatgctattaataatatttacaaataaataagaattggtcgagctctcatccaaatcacaagaaagatgatgtttattataagctatcccgataAGATCAACGTCtttctttcgactcaggacaggacacaacagaataagacaacatatgtaccggaagctcaaaattggaaccagtgaaatctgtccatgtggagtatcaccagagaatgccgaccacgttctccaaaactgctctctttaccaagaggcccgtataagacactggccccaaatcaccccaatagaaagaaaactatacggagagctccctgatttggaaaccactgcgcagttcatctcatatatttgtctagttatctgaacactccaacataaaaatgagaacgatgaagaaataatatttttaccaattgtttttgtttagaactatttaaatgcttttagctttctcaatacgctacgatcctatctggaccagttaggaaaatgagagaggggagggggagaaaagaAGGGATATTTGGGTGCATTTTCCAGTGATTGTTATTTATAAGCATCAAaaacggagggggggggggagtgatgctaaccactctgctagtgaggtacttatgactaaaACATATTGTAtggttatgtattgtttgtttcaatttagagcagTGACCTATAAAGGTGACTAATTCAGGCTATATCACCACCTcggtcaagtaaaatttctttcccttgttcgagataccaaacaaaatatttttattagcaatatttaataaactattaagttatctttttttttaattgattcttgtgttgtcaggtaaaagaaataattttatcaaatttCATCtggatctgagattgggtgtcggagaaataacgtgtacaattttgttttaccagacagacagacagacagacagagttgatataagctttgtaaaaacaagttTGAgagataaaaattaaatataaacaagaaCAAAAGTGTTTCCTATCAACGTTACAGGGAACAATTAATTAGCCTCGTCAAAACTGAGCCTCTATCAGTTATGTATTCTAGATAAAACATAAATTGAAACTGCCTTGTTtaatagaataaatattttCGAATACAGTAGATTAGTAAACTATTAACTAATgttctactttattttatttttataataagttCATATGCAAAAGAATGAATGATTGACCGTACGTCTGCCCAACAAAAATTTTAAAGGTCTATGCATATAGTTAAAGATTTACTTTTGGTTCCCACctttctgaaatattttttgctttaatattttaaaaacgcTTTTTGAGACTTTTTCATTGGTTGACTTAATTTGATCATTTTTGAGTTTTTTCACTTTTTCGCCAACAGTTTTCAGTTTCTCTTGTTCAGTCTGCCGCACTTTTTGGGCTTTCGACTTCATTTCCTTATCCTGATTGCTCCAGAGCTCTTTGGTCTTTGCGATCTGCTCTATTTGTTCCTGTAACAGTTTGATTCTGTTCTCTTCTTGAGCTTTGCCTTCAAGGTAGCATTTGTTGAACTCCTCTCTTTGCCGTTTCAACTCTTCGGCGTGCGCTTTGGCCTCTTCTTCTCTTTTCTGTCGTAACAATTTCGTTTCTTTTAGGATGTTTTCCGAAAACTTGATCTGATCTCGTATTGTGTTTATGATTGACTCAACGTGTTGAGACAAAGTGCTGAGGACGCCTgtgcctttgtctttctgtTTGAGCTTGATGTAAAGAGACTCCGCTCGTTCGTTTAAGTCTTGTAAGAACGGAGTACTCTTATGGCATTGGATGTCAGTTAAAATGAGCTGAAGTCTTTGCAAAATGAAGCTTGCGTCGTTCATTATCTCGTCCTCAATAAAATCTTTCTCAGCCTCAACCAACAGAGCTGCCCTAGATGCGGCAGCGGTCTTAAAATGCTCGTCACAGTAGCGACAGTTCTGTTCTTTGAGAGCTTGAATGACATCAAAAAGATTCTTTACTTGCTGGTTTCGTTTGGCTTCATCTTTGGTTCTGTTATCAAATAAAACTGCCCTGTTGTTACATGCCGATAAAAGCTCTTCAAATTCTTTACTGTTTTGCTGCTGTAACCAGCTGTTAAAATCTGTATTGAGCTCTTCTTCAAACTTATCGCCGTGAGTCATAATTATAATGAAGAAGTTCCTGAAAAACAAGTCTCCGAAAACTTTTTTCAACGTTTCAACTGTCCGAATTTCTTCTTTCGTGAAACGACTTCCATACTTGACAACAAGCAGAAAGGCATGGTAGCCTTTAGGGCTCAGAGTAATGGCCTTAGCTACAGCAGCCAGAAGATCTTTCGTGGCCTCAGATTCATTCATTCTTGTGTCTTGAACTCCAGGTCCATCCACCACTTTTATTTTGGCTCCGTTCCATTCACTGATTTCATAAGTAACGTCTGTGGTGACAGAAACTAAAGATGGCTTGCTTTCAAACGCTTGGCTTCTTAGGATGGAATTCCCAGTGGCGCTTTTCCCGTTTCCGGTTTTTCCAATAAGCAAAAGATCGAGAGTTTCCACGGCCACATTTctgaaataaaagttatatcGAATAGTAAgaatcaaaacaaatatttgtttttcaaaggacaaagaattaaaattttatactatttattttaaaacaaaaaaaagacgaTAAAAATACTTGCTTTTTAAGATTTCTCATAGTAATGTATACGTTGTCGGATGTTTCTGACTGAATatcggaataaaaaaaaatattttaaaatactttaaatgttatttatattGTAAGTTGCTTAGAAATATGTTTTAGTATAATTTCACCTTTACctaaatataaaactaattgttacgtatgtgtatgtatgtatgtaagtatgtttGCGTGTGTATATGTcctgaatagaaatcaaaaccagttgaccaatcttgatcaaatttgacataaatgtttcttaaatACTAGCGGTGAACCTAAGGTAAGTTAAGTCGCCCCTTGCCAAGCTGAAgaccctaaaaataaaaataaaaaattaaatacctAAATTTATCACTAGtgaagaacgaaactttttaacaaacccGCTTAACCCATTACTACAGTATGTATATTTTTCATGATGGTGGGTAAACTGTTGAAATGTAATGTCAtagtctactttcattttcgtgtGAAATTTCAAACGTATTAAGGGAACATCTCgtcatgtttgacatagatctaaatccaatgcaCTAGGTCAGTGATGCACAAACGAAGGCCCGCGGGCTACGGGGTCATACCCGGCTAGTTATAAATatctgttttgtatttttttttaaatataaattaaattctacaTAGTACTACTAAAGATAGTTACATGAGTGCCGTACCTCAGGATTGAAAAATCTAGCGCTATATTGTAACAATTCTTCTTCCTCTGAGCGGACcttctcttccagttctgataCTCTGTATATACTTTGGTCATCATTTTGACCTGTAGCACTACTTCTAGAGTATGATCTCGGAAGAGGTTTAGGAGTTTCTGAATTCATTGATTGTTGGATGAAAAATTGGTATTGTGAGAAGTATTTCGCTTCAGCAACTGTTGATAAGACAAAACCATGCACGAATTGTTTAAATCCAAAGAATGATCTTATATAGTTAAAgcgttttagttttaaaagtagtaaaaaagttcccatttcagactttgtaatctatagggcagatgatgtaaaggtcatctatttctgtggcccacgggtaactagggtgtcatgtggccagcacaacgacaaaccatctttacttttccccaacaaatgccCATAAGAGCTGGAAGGACTCAGAGGCTCCTAAAGATCTCGGAATTAATAACCctagtcttcatcaggattcgaacccgggaccctcggttcggaagccaagcgctttacagctcagccaccgcgagTCTTAGTTTTAATAGTAGTTGcgaaataaattatgttaaCACTTCGACCTTGACACATGATACAGATGAGAACAATGCATCTGCTTAAAATACATAATCACTAGCAAAGGTTCTGAAGTCAACTAGTTACCTACTAAACTGGAACATACAAATTTTAACTCTCAAGTTAGTGGATTTTAATCGACTAGATTTAGGTTaaacagagggaaaaaaaactgcaATCCTCAAGTCACAGTACCATAATCCCACAACATTtaacaaaaaacttaaaaaaaaatatgaaaactcAGCTTTATAATTAAACTACAATGGAAATTAACTGACAATATATCCTGTTGTTATATTAGCCAAGGGGATAGAGCAGGggagtagctaggaattttccatcgtttggaggcccaggggcttgacctctttgggggtcctagcattttgcgtaatatttaattttttaatgtaaaaaacactcatttaggggccccctcaagtggggggggggggcgggggattttcaaattctctcccctcctcctcccatcctagctacgccactgggatAGAGACAATGTATTAAAAACTTTAATATACCTCAATAATAACACTGAGGACACGGTTTACTATTTCATGAGTGCAAAGCCTTCActaattggaggccctatgcctaagaccggccccTGGTAGAGACAGCTGACCTCGCAGATGCCTTAAAGGCCTTGAACATCCCTAGAAGATTCTTGTTACCTCTATCAGAGGGTGGTTCTATGAGAGACCTCCCACATCTCTAGAAAATTCCTCACTGGACAATGGGAGATTAATGTTAAGAAGATCACAATAAATCTTTTTTCTCTGTACCGCATTTTTAATCTGGCAGCGCCATAGTATAAATTCTCGGTTATgcctttaataataataattctataACAATcataagtataataataaaagattcCAAAGAAAAGCGGCGAATGAGTAGGCTAAGATGCTGTCACGGCGTGTCGCCCTACTCTTAAAGGGACCTCGCGCTTCAGCCTCGGAGtcattgtttgaagtttgtctACATAAATAATACTCGAGTTAACTGTGTAATACAAGTAGCTGGTATTCaaattttataattgtttaaggTATATAACATAACTTTTTCACGATTCCCAGAGGATTAGGAAGCCTTTTTAAAGACATTAACGTTCGTCAAATTCCCAAGTCAAAGACAGTCTTCTGCTAAGTACTACTTTTCCTGCAAATTTCagacataaaaacaaaagacagaAGCAAATTACTTCTGccgacattaaaaaaaaaattacacaacctgtgaagatttttaaaaaaatatgatttataACAGGTTATTAAAACTAGAATACAGATCTAACAACACTGGCCACTCCTACTTTTCGTtatctgtctctatgtctctttctctctctctctctctctctctctctctgaattctTAAGCAACGCTAAGACATCACGGTCATTCAAACAATCTTATCTGTCTGATCCATTTAATTAAAAGAACCAAAGCAATATGCAAAGGTATGCGTTTGACTTTGCGATCGATCATAATCAAACTCATACATTATGTCAGGAAACTAATCCAcatgagagaaagaaaagtgtATAGCTTatctttttgtaaatgtttgtgtctttatctttaaTCAATATTCGAAGCTCTTGATTTGCAAACTTCTAGGAGAGATATTTGAAGTCCTGATAGTGAATGTATTTTGGTCGATTACACATTTCTCAGTTTAAATACCACTTATAGTTTTACACCACTGAGCTTATAgagtttttttcctttaaattcatatttatatagTTACAATAGCAGTTACAATTGAATACCAATGTATTTGTAAAGCTGCCTGGCCAAGTGATATGCTCTCCTAActgtcttatcttcttatcttatatttttacaataagtacgaaaaaaaagttcccctataagatggtctatagggcagttgatgtaaagggcatctcTTTCTATGGCCTAACATCTGCTACAAGCTAGCTCCAAGTAGACGAATCAGTTGTAAGTAAAGCATAGTGCCCATTTCAGGTtttgcgatctacagggcagatgatgtaaaggtcatctgtatgaTATTCTGTGGCTcactgttaacgagggcgtcaggtggccagcacaacgactaactttactttaggtacccattagagctgggtggactcagtgatgccctaaaaatcccagtcttcaccaagattcgaatccGGTTCCCCCgattcggaaaccaagcgctttaacgcACAACAACCGCGTCTCCCATATAGTTACAATGCTCCCGCATAAAAAACACAGCTCGCGCAGTATTCTCTCGTCCTGCAGAAGATTGGAGCCAGGGAGTAATAATGGTCCTGTGAGAGGgcgtaaaataaaatatgcaaataCTAATACGtctttttctaaaacaaagtaCAAAATTGACCTTTGGGCACATAAGATAAAGAAATGAGCACACGAGATAAAGGAAGGGACACACAAAATAAAGGAAGGGACACACGAGATAAAGGAAGGGACGCATCAGATAAAGGAAGGGACACACCAGATAAAGGAAGGGACACACCAGATAAAGGAAGGAGCACACCAGATAAAGGAAGGGACACAAAATATAAAGGAATGGACACACAAGATCAAGGAAGGGGCACACGAGATAAAGGAAGGGACACACGATATAAAGGAAGGGACACACGATATAAAGGAAGGGACACACGAGATAAAGGAAGGGACACACGAGATAAAGGAAGGGAAACACGAGAAAAAGGAAGGGACACACCAGATAAAGGAAGGGACACACCAGATAAAGGAAGGGACACACGAGATAAAGGAAGGGACACACGAGATAAAGGAAGGGACACATCAGATAAAGGAAAGGAAACACGAGATAAAGGAAGGGACACACCAGATAAAGGAAGGGACACACGAGAAAAAGGAAGGGACACACGAGAAAAAGGAAGGGACACACCAGATAAAGGAAGGGACACACAAGATAAAGGAAGGGACACACGAGATAAAGGAAGGGAAACATcagataaagaaataaaaaaaacgagataaaaaagataaagaatTTAACACAcgaaaagaataaataaacacATGGTATAAAGAAACGAACACATGAGATAAAGAAATGAACACATGAAATAAAGATATGAATAcctgtaataaataaataaacacatagattaaataaatgaacacatgagatcaagaaaaaaaataacacacgAACTTCACTTAGACAGCGGTGCCCTACTTGATTGCAGCCTGGGTTCAATGTAAAATGTATACACATTGGTTACGTGCCCGATCaaagccgccccccccccaaaaaaaaaaagttcaatgaaGCCGATCTAATGAGATATAAATCTAAACTATGGGCATTACTTTCGATGGGCTGAAAAACACTGTTTCACGGGCCGAATGTTGCATGCTGGTAGTAGTTTGAGCCTCACTGCTGTTAGGCACCTAGTTTATATTAGTTagttagagacgcaccataggagACGTATATTGAACGCTTGGAATATTTTGGGTTAGAAACTggaaaaatcagttagcgataggaCTCTCTttgggtaaagacgtgttttatttgacagagactctgactgtggccttttcttgtGTCACAACGTGcgttgtggtgccggggatttcacttgaattaaaatagttgaataaatgacgatctaggattcacaataaaagattctttgttaaacacaactctggaactttatttaaatataaaacgtaagtactgcttatgtacaagttacagatcaaacAAGcataaataatattacaaaggctttaaatcagagctcttaaAATACGCGACTGTCTACCAGGAAATTCTTTCATCCACTGgcgttctttctactctcgtcaattctctggcgctaaaatgtctttatttattttcaaatcaaccaatagatttgcaacatcgtaattacgtctcgggtaaaacctgaggcgctgtcaaggatctagatttgtggggtaattcctgaggctcagttaagggtttatatttctatttacacacaagcttttaaatgtgaaatatacaaataaatctataatggcatctgtgacatcTTGGATTAAACGTACTAttcattgttcatcagtgttagCCACATCTTTTCACTTGTTAAAATAGATGTGTGTTATCTTTTTGCTGTTGTtcaactacattgaatacacccgaacaagaaACCCAAACGCTTGCTGAGTAATTGATTGAAATCTAACAAACATCTACAGTTGACTTCAGTGCAGGATAAACTTCCATCACACTGCATCATAGCTGTACATCACTTAACAGCCCTTGCCTGTATGACGTGTAAACGGGATTTCCCAAAAGAACCTTCCGCTACTTTCGTTTTTATTAGgctttggtttttaaaaaaaggatattttataatttgcttgtttttttttttatacataggtatttagcaaaataaaaaaaaaatcctttaacccttaaagtgctgagctgttttacaatgagtgcctAAACAatggaggctaaactaccacacgcgcctTAAGggttaaaaacaaataacaaaacatatctaaagggaaagaacttgcccttacataggtctcacctgccacatgaggaggcacaaaaccccagtgcaaagccctcagcccccatggataacaaaagtggtcatcatcgaaccacgaggGACGAACTacatatataaatgaattattatattaatgaataattgtgcgaagctCTGTATAAAAACATGACATAAAATGATATAGGTATTACCTTATTGCTAAACAAAGATATGACCCAGTGATAAGTGATATGCCAACATCGGTTCAATTATAAACAGACATTGTGTATAGTGGATTGCAGTAGATCTAACTGTCTACTGACTTGTTTAACTCGCTTACTGTCGCCTAACTTCTTGGAAGGCTATGCACACACCCACACAAAGAAACGGAAAATCTGAATATTATAAATCAAGAAAAGGTAACTGTAAAGAATCTAGAAACTCCATACATCCTAACAATAGAAAGACAGGGAAGaagaataaaatacatttgaaaatcAGTAAGGTGGGTCTGGATTTAAGAAATTGAACGACGTTTTGACCGCGTAGTGCCCCTTAATttaggggggagagagagagagagaaagcgagagagagagagaaagcgagaaatagagaaagctagagagagagacagcgtgggatagagaaagcgagagagagagaaagcgagagagagagagaaagcgagagagagagaaagcgaaagagagagagaaagcgagagagagagagaaagcgagagagagagaaagcgagagaaagagagaaagagagagagagagaaagcgagagagagagaaagcgagagatagagagaaagcgagagagagagagagtaagcaAGGGATAGaaaaagcgagagagagaaagctagagagagaaaaaaaaacgagaaaaaaagcgaaaaagagagagagagagaaaacgagagaaaaagtgaaagagagagagagaaagagagagagagaaaacgagAGAAAAAgcgaaagagaaagagagagagagagatgtgttacTTCATCGTTCTCTTATGACTTTAATGTCTGCTCCACGTATGTACACCACAGAATCAAGATTATACGAGCGTAAAAGCGAGGACTGGGGAGGGTTTATGAACCCTTAATAATAATGGCCGTCAAAAGCGAAGCgattaagaaataataaaagcCTTATATCCTTTATAAATTACTTATATAAATTTTCTCCATAAATGTGACCTACTTTgagatttaattatatttagtaattCAGAAGTTAAGCTGTCAATGCATAGGAGCAAGCGATAAGGGAGGAGGTAATCGTGTTtagtatttgtattattttaccGCGTACaattgttgtaaaaaaaaaaaaatttagtactTTTAAGTAAGATTTTAAGTTATGATTGTTATGACTAATAGGATTATTGGGAGCTCTAGTTTCAAGGTTAAATTTACAAACTAGTCTATAGGACTATTAAGAATTTATAGACACGCgactttatttagaaaaaaaatagtaatccTATTACTTATCTGGGTAAGTTGGGAAAGGGGAGAGAAGTAGGGCGTATCTTTAAGAATGagtacatgatcgttttttaaatacataaaaaaatgctCACTG encodes:
- the LOC106050183 gene encoding uncharacterized protein LOC106050183 isoform X1; its protein translation is MNSETPKPLPRSYSRSSATGQNDDQSIYRVSELEEKVRSEEEELLQYSARFFNPESETSDNVYITMRNLKKNVAVETLDLLLIGKTGNGKSATGNSILRSQAFESKPSLVSVTTDVTYEISEWNGAKIKVVDGPGVQDTRMNESEATKDLLAAVAKAITLSPKGYHAFLLVVKYGSRFTKEEIRTVETLKKVFGDLFFRNFFIIIMTHGDKFEEELNTDFNSWLQQQNSKEFEELLSACNNRAVLFDNRTKDEAKRNQQVKNLFDVIQALKEQNCRYCDEHFKTAAASRAALLVEAEKDFIEDEIMNDASFILQRLQLILTDIQCHKSTPFLQDLNERAESLYIKLKQKDKGTGVLSTLSQHVESIINTIRDQIKFSENILKETKLLRQKREEEAKAHAEELKRQREEFNKCYLEGKAQEENRIKLLQEQIEQIAKTKELWSNQDKEMKSKAQKVRQTEQEKLKTVGEKVKKLKNDQIKSTNEKVSKSVFKILKQKIFQKGGNQK